A window of the Drosophila simulans strain w501 chromosome 2L, Prin_Dsim_3.1, whole genome shotgun sequence genome harbors these coding sequences:
- the LOC6730624 gene encoding BRCA2-interacting transcriptional repressor EMSY, which yields MWPQTLEMSRDECRGMLRRLELESYSHVVSVFRAQGALSETKAKLLEELRQQFHINQERHRAEVRRAANDEQLCTIAENVCGPNTWQEWSREGRRLYPLLPRISPQTALSIVANDLAAKACEENAKLAAPAETAVYFGEALVEQASLMSLKYPRGARTQDTAMVIMSEPFKVPDLPNEVKKMTQKRKENDSGMDGKPNKKRHMQQPHPQQPHLPASQQQQSQQLNPISNPGMEEADPVPPEKRMTARTLQQRYFYQQQMKHKQRLTSKRNLANRLGSPSAQSGSPLGGRNMPSSGVDTSTAKRSAAPAKSGRRAQKQLQQQQQQKLQQHQQQKVLMQSQETVPNHMVVQPHVEYVLDEALKTLAASNPPTPASTATPPYTILNEPRPLVTLKPLKTIKPMIYGPQSGMPSAEIGSPTTPGSRGFANSPIVFKEKLQASPVQVSTQGQGSPTKKFVAEERHADAMSSAVTTPTPISTANLPLAPQIISVQKIPAPSMGGKLRAAVASPTSSANSTLLPPGAKTTPKKFNILEGDAKPKTLPSSAVRLLPYTEPIGGPLSPLKDSRVTPLSSASTVNIIKNIPASSLNHTLITPLPSAGTTMPANLFRAKVTPPIKGASGAAGGAAVIGAAGATGIGGAGAGPQILGNIKLTSSSGGAATIKQVPSSALRNIKICSPNGKLFLQPGKLPAGSIIHKFNNASSTAVSAAGGVVTTTTTTVSPTKQPAREQRISIQKILQPATGSASSGSSSPTTTTTTISGLTASAKQPGLGSKPTTLTFATAGGGKNNLVFLPASAASGMRALTLATKPKSNVLVIGASTTPASAGSSPNPSGGTKPKANQLITEDTPIDIINMPIIVADNGTAAELNQASVKNSPLVVFNATDWEMELDQAATKSASTTSKQALDDVIIEEDEDTEEEAGERSEQPSTMDLNNSIIELHPEDDSAIEYVDMDLEQPIEIESTSNISPETATTTLKAAIVSTSPQQQQQKKHPPLEHPLGAGAGAGTGSSTGAAVQSAIKLP from the exons ATGTGGCCGCAAACGCTGGAAATGTCGCGGGACGAGTGCCGAGGCATGCTGCGTCGACTGG AACTCGAGTCCTATTCGCATGTAGTGAGCGTTTTTCGCGCCCAAGGAGCCCTCAGTGAAACGAAGGCGAAactgctggaggagctgcgccAGCAGTTCCACATTAACCAGGAACGCCACAGGGCGGAAGTGCGGAGGGCGGCCAACGACGAGCAGCTCTGCACCATAGCGGAAAA TGTTTGTGGGCCCAACACCTGGCAGGAGTGGTCGCGCGAGGGACGACGCCTCTATCCTCTTCTTCCCAGGATTAGTCCACAAACTGCGCTGAGCATAGTTGCCAATGACCTGGCGGCCAAAGCCTGCGAGGAAAACGCCAAATTGGCTGCTCCGGCCGAAACGGCGGTCTATTTTGGAGAAGCCCTCGTGGAGCAGGCCTCGCTGATGAGCCTGAAATATCCGCGTGGTGCCAGGACCCAGGACACCGCCATGGTGATCATGTCGGAGCCG TTCAAAGTTCCCGATCTGCCCAACGAGGTGAAGAAAATGACGCAGAAGCGCAAGGAAAACGATAGCGGAATGGACGGCAAGCCGAACAAGAAGCGGCACATGCAGCAACCacatccgcagcagccgcatctGCCGGcttcgcagcagcagcagtcacaGCAGCTGAATCCAATCTCGAATCCCGGCATGGAGGAGGCAGATCCCGTGCCGCCAGAGAAGCGGATGACTGCTCGGACGCTACAGCAGCGCTActtctaccagcagcagatgaAGCACAAGCAGCGACTGACCAGCAAACGGAATCTTGCCAACAGACTGGGTTCACCATCCGCGCAGTCGGGCAGTCCCTTGGGCGGCAGGAACATGCCCAGCTCCGGTGTAGACACTTCGACAGCTAAGCGAAGTGCCGCACCTGCCAAGAGCGGCAGACGAGCGCAgaagcaactgcaacagcagcagcaacagaagttgcagcaacaccagcaacagaAAGTATTAATGCAGTCGCAGGAGACGGTGCCCAATCACATGGTGGTACAGCCGCACGTGGAGTATGTGCTGGATGAGGCGCTCAAGACGCTGGCGGCATCCAATCCTCCCACGCCCGCGTCCACAGCCACTCCTCCGTACACCATCCTAAACGAGCCGAGGCCACTGGTCACGCTGAAGCCTCTGAAGACCATTAAACCTATGATATATGGGCCGCAAAGTGGTATGCCCTCCGCCGAAATTGGATCCCCCACAACGCCAGGCTCTCGCGGATTCGCCAACTCTCCCATAGTGTTTAAGGAGAAGCTACAGGCGTCACCCGTGCAGGTGTCCACACAGGGTCAAGGCTCGCCCACCAAGAAGTTTGTGGCGGAGGAACGACATGCGGATGCGATGTCCTCTGCGGTTACTACGCCCACTCCCATTTCCACCGCGAATCTTCCATTGGCGCCGCAGATAATCAGTGTTCAGAAGATCCCAGCTCCGTCGATGGGCGGCAAGCTGAGAGCAGCCGTGGCCTCGCCCACCAGTTCCGCAAACTCCACGCTCCTGCCACCGGGCGCCAAGACAACGCCCAAGAAGTTCAACATCCTTGAGGGCGATGCCAAGCCCAAGACCTTGCCCAGTTCGGCGGTTCGCCTGCTTCCGTACACGGAACCCATAGGCGGTCCCTTGTCGCCGCTCAAGGACTCCAGGGTCACTCCCTTAAGCAGCGCCTCCACCGTCAACATCATCAAGAATATACCAGCTAGTAGTTTAAACCACACATTGATCACTCCGCTGCCCTCAGCCGGCACCACCATGCCGGCGAATCTCTTCAGAGCGAAGGTAACGCCGCCAATCAAAGGAGCCAGCGGTGCTGCAGGCGGCGCAGCCGTTATTGGTGCCGCCGGAGCAACAGGAATCGGTGGAGCAGGGGCTGGGCCTCAGATACTAGGGAATATCAAGCTAACCAGCAGCTCGGGCGGAGCAGCCACTATTAAACAGGTGCCCAGCAGTGCGCTGCGGAACATAAAGATTTGCTCACCCAATGGGAAGCTATTCCTGCAGCCGGGTAAATTGCCAGCCGGCAGCATTATTCACAAGTTCAATAACGCAAGCAGCACTGCGGTGTCGGCGGCGGGAGGAGTtgtgaccaccaccaccaccactgtGTCGCCCACAAAGCAGCCGGCGAGAGAGCAGAGGATCAGCATACAAAAGATACTCCAGCCGGCGACAGGAAGCGCCAGTAGCGGAAGCAGCAgtcccaccaccaccacgacgaCCATATCCGGGTTGACGGCCAGTGCCAAGCAGCCAGGTTTGGGCAGCAAGCCGACCACGCTGACCTTCGCCACTGCGGGCGGTGGTAAGAACAATCTGGTCTTCCTGCCAGCGAGTGCGGCGAGTGGCATGCGGGCACTCACCCTGGCCACGAAGCCCAAGTCCAATGTGCTGGTCATCGGGGCGAGCACCACGCCAGCCAGTGCCGGGTCATCTCCCAATCCCTCAGGCGGCACCAAGCCCAAAGCCAACCAACTCATCACGGAGGACACGCCCATCGATATTATAAACATGCCCATCATTGTGGCAGACAACGGCACCGCTGCGGAGCTGAATCAGGCGTCGGTGAAGAACTCGCCACTGGTCGTGTTCAATGCCACCGACTGGGAGATGGAGCTGGATCAGGCAGCCACCAAGTCTGCCAGCACGACCTCGAAACAGGCTCTGGACGATGTGATCatcgaggaggacgaggacacCGAGGAGGAGGCAGGGGAACGCAGTGAGCAGCCATCTACAATGGACCTGAACAATAGCA TAATTGAGCTGCACCCGGAGGATGACAGCGCCATCGAGTACGTCGACATGGACCTGGAGCAGCCCATTGAGATTGAGAGCACCAGCAACATATCGCCAGAGACGGCCACCACCACGCTGAAGGCAGCCATCGTCTCGACATccccccagcagcagcagcaaaagaagCATCCGCCCCTGGAGCATCCACTGGGCgctggagcgggagcaggaacaggaagCAGCACGGGAGCAGCTGTCCAATCAGCAATTAAGTTACCCTAA
- the LOC6730627 gene encoding uncharacterized protein KIAA2013 homolog — MLFRSAKSKFDAGDVMRRMKRLAEGTISSYRRLFLLLLCVCVVFYMIPPIFRYIFLSAPEQKDPHSMCMDDRLTPFILQNFEFDANIRHVSPAKMPGERDFTPYVGNGYLGLEIAHDAFLNIKNGRAMQLPIRFQPLVSVSGGSASGGEKEATVVEYLTGMVHRFQCFAGYFVSYTYYAHRTQPNIFMQELQITNTRNLLEDIELIMPRVNLQKLTRRTVPLSEPVSVGVFTYPELEVLSGIVQLQTENPSKSIVISIVKPQMDSKLQLRKRGTVRIVYPTAVQYSKPVAEEKIGGTSETIEQQAIQAMAKLLQKLGSKPSNPGSLNSVNIYRQEHIDVWTDLWATGFTISTSKAENSLNGDRINATMYAVLSQVRSFEFEETGGSKKEDIAKALTYAEGCYDSYHTLQAENLWREMSSLQQLNSLVTSWMLTLEKQGCHNLIRAGASGVIQAMVLSFGSFRFSNQHLECNIHPKFLHRDFHFRRLNYGNKTHVNVTIIVDDDNKAVINIALDRSDRSYYACDGGCLDEPVLLTQNRRQFPVKLTEPLTAILYITEDKQHMEELHHAIHVKEVVEAPAHEQHLIALHRHGHQLGGLPTLFWVSVCAIIIVFHIFLCKLIIKEYCEPSDKLRYRYNKP, encoded by the exons ATGTTGTTCCGCTCAGCGAAAAGCAAGTTCGACGCCGGCGACGTGATGCGTCGAATGAAGCGCCTGGCGGAGGGCACGATCTCCTCGTACCGCCGCCTGTTCCTTCTGCTcctctgtgtctgtgtggtCTTCTATATGATTCCGCCGATCTTTCGCTATATCTTCCTTAGTGCTCCTGAACAGAAGG ATCCCCACAGCATGTGCATGGACGACCGGCTGACGCCCTTCATCCTCCAGAACTTTGAATTCGATGCCAATATCCGTCACGTGTCACCAGCGAAAATGCCTGGTGAACGCGATTTCACGCCCTACGTCGGCAACGGCTACCTGGGGCTGGAGATCGCACACGACGCCTTCCTGAACATCAAGAATGGCAGGGCCATGCAGCTGCCTATTCGCTTCCAGCCGTTGGTCTCCGTTTCGGGAGGATCCGCTTCTGGCGGCGAAAAGGAAGCCACTGTCGTCGAGTATCTGACGGGAATGGTTCATCGATTCCAATGCTTTGCCGGTTACTTCGTTTCGTACACCTACTACGCCCATCGCACTCAGCCGAATATCTTCATGCAGGAGTTGCAGATCACAAACACCAGGAACCTCTTAGAGGATATAGAACTGATCATGCCACGCGTCAATCTGCAGAAGCTCACCAGGCGAACAGTGCCGCTCAGTGAACCCGTCTCCGTGGGAGTGTTCACCTACCCAGAGTTGGAGGTGCTCTCGGGCATAGTCCAGCTTCAGACAGAAAATCCCAGTAAATCCATTGTTATAAGCATAGTGAAGCCGCAGATGGACTCCAAGCTGCAGCTTAGAAAGCGCGGCACAGTGCGAATTGTGTATCCCACAGCAGTGCAGTACTCAAAACCAGTGGCGGAGGAAAAAATCGGTGGTACAAGTGAGACCATCGAGCAGCAGGCCATTCAGGCGATGGCCAAGCTGCTCCAAAAGCTTGGCTCCAAGCCCTCAAACCCCGGATCCTTGAACAGCGTAAACATCTATCGCCAGGAGCACATTGACGTTTGGACTGATTTGTGGGCTACTGGGTTTACGATAAGCACCTCCAAGGCGGAGAACAGCTTGAACGGCGACCGCATCAATGCCACGATGTATGCAGTTCTCTCCCAGGTGCGCAGCTTCGAGTTCGAGGAGACGGGTGGCTCCAAAAAGGAGGATATAGCAAAGGCGCTAACGTACGCCGAAGGCTGCTACGATTCGTATCACACTCTGCAGGCGGAGAATCTTTGGCGCGAGATGTCTAGTCTTCAGCAGCTTAACTCCCTGGTTACATCATGGATGCTAACGCTGGAGAAGCAGGGCTGCCATAATCTCATCCGAGCGGGAGCTTCGGGAGTCATCCAAGCCATGGTCCTGAGCTTCGGCAGCTTTCGTTTCAGCAATCAGCATCTGGAGTGCAATATCCATCCGAAGTTTCTGCACAGGGACTTCCACTTCAGGCGCCTCAATTACGGCAACAAAACCCATGTCAACGTCACCATCATTGTGGATGATGACAACAAGGCGGTGATCAACATCGCGCTGGATCGTTCAGACAGGAGCTACTACGCTTGCGATGGCGGCTGCCTGGATGAGCCCGTGCTGCTCAC GCAAAACCGACGACAATTCCCAGTCAAACTGACTGAACCCCTAACAGCAATATTATATATAACCGAGGACAAGCAGCATATGGAAGAGCTGCACCATGCCATCCACGTAAAGGAAGTGGTCGAAG CTCCCGCACATGAGCAGCATTTGATCGCACTGCATCGACATGGCCACCAACTGGGTGGATTGCCCACGCTCTTCTGGGTTTCCGTGTGTGCAATAATCATAGTATTCCACATATTCCTGTGCAAGCTCATTATCAAGGAGTACTGCGAGCCGAGCGATAAGTTAAGATATCGTTATAACAAACCGTGA
- the LOC6730628 gene encoding aspartate aminotransferase, mitochondrial isoform X2, translating to MSQICKRGLLISNRLAPAALRCKSTWFSEVQMGPPDAILGVTEAFKKDTNPKKINLGAGAYRDDNTQPFVLPSVREAEKRVLSRNLDKEYATIIGIPEFYNKAIELALGKGSKRLAAKHNVTAQSISGTGALRIGAAFLAKFWKGNREIYIPSPSWGNHVPIFEHAGLPVNRYRYYDKDTCALDFGGLIEDLKKIPEKSIVLLHACAHNPTGVDPSLEQWREISALVKKRNLYPFIDMAYQGFATGDIDRDAQAVRTFEADGHDFCLAQSFAKNMGLYGERAGAFTVVCSDEEEAARVMSQVKILIRGLYSNPPVHGARIAAEILNNEDLRAQWLKDVKLMADRIIDVRAQLKNNLIKLGSSQNWDHIVNQIGMFCFTGLKPEQVQKLIKDHSVYLTNDGRVSMAGVTSKNVEYLAESIHKVTK from the exons ATGTCGCAGATCTGTAAGCGCGGTTTGTTGATCAGCAACCGATTGGCGCCCGCCGCCCTCCGCTGCAA ATCAACATGGTTCTCCGAGGTGCAGATGGGCCCACCCGATGCCATCTTGGGCGTCACGGAAGCCTTCAAGAAGGACACCAACCCCAAGAAGATCAACTTGGGCGCTGGCGCCTATCGCGATGACAACACCCAGCCCTTCGTGCTCCCCAGTGTTCGGGAG GCCGAGAAGAGAGTGCTGAGCCGTAATCTGGACAAGGAGTACGCCACAATCATCGGCATTCCCGAGTTCTACAACAAGGCCATCGAGCTGGCATTGGGCAAG GGATCCAAGCGTCTGGCAGCCAAGCACAACGTGACCGCCCAGTCCATCAGTGGAACTGGAGCTCTGCGCATCGGAGCCGCCTTCCTGGCCAAGTTCTGGAAGGGCAACCGCGAGATCTACATCCCGTCGCCATCGTGGGGCAACCATGTGCCCATTTTCGAGCACGCCGGTCTGCCGGTGAACCGATACCGCTACTACGACAAGGACACCTGTGCCCTGGACTTCGGCGGACTGATCGAGGATCTGAAG AAAATCCCCGAGAAGAGCATTGTTCTTCTGCACGCCTGCGCCCACAACCCCACTGGAGTGGATCCCTCTCTGGAGCAGTGGCGCGAAATCTCGGCGCTGGTCAAGAAACGCAATCTGTATCCCTTCATCGACATGGCCTACCAGGGCTTCGCCACCGGAGACATTGACCGCGACGCCCAGGCGGTCCGCACTTTCGAGGCCGATGGCCACGACTTCTGCCTGGCCCAGAGTTTCGCCAAGAACATGGGATTGTATGGTGAGCGCGCTGGCGCCTTCACCGTGGTGTGctccgacgaggaggaggctgCTCGCGTGATGTCCCAAGTGAAGATCCTGATCCGAGGTCTGTACTCCAATCCCCCGGTGCACGGAGCTCGTATTGCCGCCGAGATCCTCAACAACGAGGATTTGCGCGCCCAGTGGCTGAAGGATGTGAAGCTGATGGCTGACCGCATCATCGATGTGCGCGCCCAGCTCAAGAACAATCTTATTAAGCTGGGATCCAGCCAGAACTGGGACCACATTGTCAACCAGATCGGCATGTTCTGCTTCACTGGCCTGAAGCCGGAGCAGGTGCAGAAGCTGATCAAGGATCACAGCGTCTACCTCACCAACGATGGACGTGTTTCGATGGCGGGAGTCACCAGCAAGAATGTCGAGTACCTGGCTGAGAGCATACACAAGGTTACCAAGTAA
- the LOC6730628 gene encoding aspartate aminotransferase, mitochondrial isoform X1, with amino-acid sequence MSRTIIMTLKDIVHVWSNDPGERMCRANRVSTWFSEVQMGPPDAILGVTEAFKKDTNPKKINLGAGAYRDDNTQPFVLPSVREAEKRVLSRNLDKEYATIIGIPEFYNKAIELALGKGSKRLAAKHNVTAQSISGTGALRIGAAFLAKFWKGNREIYIPSPSWGNHVPIFEHAGLPVNRYRYYDKDTCALDFGGLIEDLKKIPEKSIVLLHACAHNPTGVDPSLEQWREISALVKKRNLYPFIDMAYQGFATGDIDRDAQAVRTFEADGHDFCLAQSFAKNMGLYGERAGAFTVVCSDEEEAARVMSQVKILIRGLYSNPPVHGARIAAEILNNEDLRAQWLKDVKLMADRIIDVRAQLKNNLIKLGSSQNWDHIVNQIGMFCFTGLKPEQVQKLIKDHSVYLTNDGRVSMAGVTSKNVEYLAESIHKVTK; translated from the exons ATGAGTAGAACCATTATTATGACGCTGAAGGACATTGTGCATGTGTGGTCCAACGACCCAGGAGAGCGGATGTGCCGAGCGAACAGAGT ATCAACATGGTTCTCCGAGGTGCAGATGGGCCCACCCGATGCCATCTTGGGCGTCACGGAAGCCTTCAAGAAGGACACCAACCCCAAGAAGATCAACTTGGGCGCTGGCGCCTATCGCGATGACAACACCCAGCCCTTCGTGCTCCCCAGTGTTCGGGAG GCCGAGAAGAGAGTGCTGAGCCGTAATCTGGACAAGGAGTACGCCACAATCATCGGCATTCCCGAGTTCTACAACAAGGCCATCGAGCTGGCATTGGGCAAG GGATCCAAGCGTCTGGCAGCCAAGCACAACGTGACCGCCCAGTCCATCAGTGGAACTGGAGCTCTGCGCATCGGAGCCGCCTTCCTGGCCAAGTTCTGGAAGGGCAACCGCGAGATCTACATCCCGTCGCCATCGTGGGGCAACCATGTGCCCATTTTCGAGCACGCCGGTCTGCCGGTGAACCGATACCGCTACTACGACAAGGACACCTGTGCCCTGGACTTCGGCGGACTGATCGAGGATCTGAAG AAAATCCCCGAGAAGAGCATTGTTCTTCTGCACGCCTGCGCCCACAACCCCACTGGAGTGGATCCCTCTCTGGAGCAGTGGCGCGAAATCTCGGCGCTGGTCAAGAAACGCAATCTGTATCCCTTCATCGACATGGCCTACCAGGGCTTCGCCACCGGAGACATTGACCGCGACGCCCAGGCGGTCCGCACTTTCGAGGCCGATGGCCACGACTTCTGCCTGGCCCAGAGTTTCGCCAAGAACATGGGATTGTATGGTGAGCGCGCTGGCGCCTTCACCGTGGTGTGctccgacgaggaggaggctgCTCGCGTGATGTCCCAAGTGAAGATCCTGATCCGAGGTCTGTACTCCAATCCCCCGGTGCACGGAGCTCGTATTGCCGCCGAGATCCTCAACAACGAGGATTTGCGCGCCCAGTGGCTGAAGGATGTGAAGCTGATGGCTGACCGCATCATCGATGTGCGCGCCCAGCTCAAGAACAATCTTATTAAGCTGGGATCCAGCCAGAACTGGGACCACATTGTCAACCAGATCGGCATGTTCTGCTTCACTGGCCTGAAGCCGGAGCAGGTGCAGAAGCTGATCAAGGATCACAGCGTCTACCTCACCAACGATGGACGTGTTTCGATGGCGGGAGTCACCAGCAAGAATGTCGAGTACCTGGCTGAGAGCATACACAAGGTTACCAAGTAA
- the LOC6730629 gene encoding NPC intracellular cholesterol transporter 2 homolog a encodes MLRYAVIACAALVAFAGALEFSDCGSKTGKFTRVGIEGCDTTKAECILKRNTTVSFSIDFALAEEATAVKTVVHGKVLGIEMPFPLSNPDACVDSGLKCPLEKGESYRYTATLPVLKSYPKVSVLVKWELQDQDGADIICVEIPAKIQ; translated from the coding sequence ATGCTGAGGTACGCGGTAATTGCCTGTGCTGCACTGGTGGCCTTCGCGGGAGCCCTGGAGTTCAGCGATTGCGGATCGAAGACGGGCAAGTTCACCCGGGTGGGCATCGAGGGCTGCGACACCACCAAGGCGGAGTGCATTCTCAAGAGAAACACCACGGTCAGCTTCTCCATCGACTTCGCCCTGGCCGAGGAGGCAACGGCGGTGAAGACGGTCGTCCACGGCAAGGTCCTGGGCATCGAGATGCCCTTCCCGTTGTCCAATCCCGATGCCTGTGTGGACAGCGGTCTGAAGTGCCCGCTGGAGAAGGGCGAGTCGTACCGCTACACGGCCACCCTGCCGGTGCTGAAATCCTACCCCAAGGTGTCTGTGCTGGTCAAGTGGGAGCTGCAGGACCAGGACGGAGCGGACATCATCTGCGTCGAGATTCCCGCTAAAATTCAGTAG
- the LOC6730625 gene encoding histidine triad nucleotide-binding protein 3 encodes MKRKAKTVPIQSNSRMKRKAKMYIAGLAGLGFIVLVSIYKCTSGEARLAESEQCFFCDFAHRRQGPPPILEVETDEYVIFKDKYPAARHHYLAIPKEHFDSLKALNKSHVGLVRRMEQGMMEFLRSQNVDPKEAIVGFHLPPFISVRHLHLHGIFPPADMSFGNKISFMPSFWFKKSNDAIRDLEDREL; translated from the exons ATGAAAAGAAAAGCTAAGACCGTGCCGATCCAGTCAAACAGCCGAATGAAAAGGAAGGCTAAAATGTACATAGCCGGCCTGGCCGGTTTGGGCTTCATAGTTTTGGTATCGATCTACAAATGTACTAGTGGCGAGGCTCGCCTGGCGGAAAGCGAGCAGTGCTTCTTCTGCGACTTCGCCCACCGCCGCCAAGGACCGCCGCCCATCCTGGAGGTGGAGACGGACGAGTATGTGATCTTCAAGGACAAGTACCCGGCTGCCAGGCACCACTATCTGGCGATTCCCAAGGAGCACTTTGACAGCCTGAAAGCCCTGAACAAATCCCACGTAGGATTGG TGCGGCGAATGGAGCAGGGCATGATGGAATTCCTGCGATCGCAGAACGTGGATCCCAAGGAGGCGATTGTGGGCTTCCACCTGCCGCCGTTCATTTCGGTTCGCCACCTCCATCTGCACGGCATTTTCCCGCCTGCCGACATGAGTTTCGGCAACAAAATCAGCTTTATGCCCTCATTCTGGTTCAAAAAG TCCAATGATGCGATTCGGGACTTGGAGGACCGGGAACTGTGA